In Fusarium falciforme chromosome 9, complete sequence, the following are encoded in one genomic region:
- a CDS encoding Zn(2)-C6 fungal-type domain-containing protein, with protein sequence MAGSKYVKSACLNCRRRKVKCDGNHVCSNCVTSNLECFYNVDGDMRRLSTKKTIVNLEERIGQLEGVLREHNIEQPQPTPTSAPGSATSPKHTCCTSEAQPCANANQIQSGNHRGHDERQPSDPKTPSLALECVSSPSLIKTGSYEPIKNPDASREATMDPAPPPSISNPSDHFVLVDTPNSQPAPYPSSLHTNAQDSGDEDNSITGILSARMGALRLVEDGQLRYYGPTSNLHVHADGLRSLSGPSFRSVATEGIGVLRRLGLDQEVPLALETHLAMLYFAWEDPAIHVVDQETFFAEKRRCLLQDTGSPYYSETLNNAICAMGASLAAGENLFLPEPASEFFSARAKALLDVEMDSPTVATVQALVIMSATEAASTRDARGWLYSGMATRLSADLGLHLDMTKHIRDGLLTPRDMEIRQTAFWGVFIHEHMWNLYAGRPWGLGIQNITIPKPEAELEDKDCKIWKSYPGTAWQPRGLESGVLFPVRACTAANATLCGFMRQINTTLYAGETMELSALVEFLIKTQQEMMEWHAGLSPLLGISDMGSSRIYHPAILQLHMQYYATLIFLYRPYLSCQLVSQVTPQITPESRAAMQSVPSDCVAAAHQVAEILRCYQQQHSLRHGNVQIVHIILTASLTFIHDVCTRSYTESRHSLSDLQLCCHSLGEIGRCFGNATRALEVVILVKSEWQRAAGTRGGQKAGTKRPSFSMSGNSEELDGDDRPRRRHRTSIIDNDRFQAPSFNLPPLFANEGALGLDGVNIGRPNLDAQCQDMWPFSGDAGFDVNEMMPPIDWFNNQLLEGTHIPAQDALPEAQAEMQVIPDEPSVEPSNTA encoded by the exons ATGGCCGGATCAAAGTACGTCAAGAGTGCGTGTCTTAACTGCAGGCGGAGAAAGGTCAAG TGCGATGGAAACCACGTTTGTTCCAATTGCGTAACCTCCAATCTCGAGTGCTTCTACAATGTTGATGGTGACATGCGAAG ATTATCAACCAAAAAGACAATCGTGAATCTTGAAGAACGCATCGGTCAACTCGAAGGTGTTTTGCGGGAGCACAATATCGAACAGCCCCAGCCAACACCAACCTCAGCACCTGGATCAGCCACCTCCCCCAAACACACATGTTGTACGTCAGAAGCACAGCCGTGTGCCAATGCAAACCAAATCCAGAGTGGCAACCACAGAGGCCACGATGAGCGTCAGCCGTCAGACCCCAAGACTCCTTCATTGGCACTCGAGTGCGTATCGTCGCCGAGCCTCATCAAGACTGGATCCTACGAGCCGATAAAGAATCCAGATGCCTCGCGCGAAGCTACAATGGACCCAGCACCGCCGCCCAGTATCTCGAACCCGAGCGACCACTTCGTGCTGGTTGATACGCCAAATTCTCAGCCCGCGCCGTATCCGAGCTCTCTCCACACCAACGCACAGGATTCTGGAGACGAAGACAATAGCATAACGGGTATCCTCTCTGCACGCATGGGTGCGCTGAGACTTGTTGAGGATGGGCAACTGCGGTACTACGGGCCAACATCGAATCTGCATGTGCATGCAGATGGGCTTCGATCACTTTCTGGTCCGTCATTCCGCTCCGTGGCGACTGAAGGCATTGGTGTGCTGCGGAGATTGGGGTTAGATCAGGAAGTGCCTTTGGCCCTTGAAACCCACCTCGCGATGCTCTATTTCGCTTGGGAAGACCCAGCCATCCACGTTGTCGACCAAGAGACCTTTTTTGCTGAAAAGCGACGTTGCCTATTACAAGATACAGGGAGCCCATACTATTCCGAAACTCTGAACAACGCCAT TTGTGCCATGGGCGCCAGTTTAGCAGCCGGAGAGAACCTCTTCCTTCCGGAGCCAGCCTCCGAGTTCTTCTCTGCCCGTGCCAAGGCGCTCTTGGATGTTGAAATGGACAGCCCTACGGTTGCCACCGTCCAAGCGCTGGTCATTATGAGTGCCACAGAGGCAGCATCCACCCGAGATGCTCGCGGCTGGCTCTATAGCG GCATGGCAACTCGGCTGAGTGCCGACTTGGGGCTCCATCTGGACATGACCAAGCACATACGTGACGGGCTCCTCACACCCCGTGATATGGAAATACGACAGACAGCCTTCTGGGGAGTCTTTATTCATGAACA CATGTGGAATCTCTATGCCGGCCGCCCTTGGGGGTTGGGGATTCAAAACATAACTATTCCCAAACCAGAGGCCGAGCTGGAAGACAAGGATTGCAAGATATGGAAGTCCTATCCAGGCACTGCTTGGCAGCCTCGTGGGCTTGAGTCCGGTGTGCTATTCCCGGTTCGCGCCTGTACAGCTGCCAATGCCACACTTTGTGGCTTCATGCGGCAGATAAACACTACACT GTATGCTGGAGAAACCATGGAGCTGAGCGCACTCGTCGAGTTTCTCATCAAGACCCAGCAAGAAATGATGGAATGGCATGCAGGCTTGTCTCCGCTGCTGGGAATCAGCGACATGGGGTCAAGCAGAATCTATCATCCTGCTATTCTTCAACTACA TATGCAGTATTATGCCACCCTCATCTTTCTATATCGGCCATATCTGTCATGCCAGCTGGTATCTCAGGTGACGCCACAGATTACGCCAGAGAGCCGAGCAGCGATGCAAAGCGTTCCGAGTGACTGCGTCGCAGCAGCCCACCAGGTAGCTGAGATTCTCCGATGCTATCAGCAACAACACTCGCTCCGGCATGGAAACGTACAGATCGTTCACATCATTCTCACCGCATCTCTCACATTTATTCACGATGTCTGCACGCGTAGCTACACAGAGTCCCGCCATTCTCTAAGCGACCTGCAGCTTTGCTGCCACTCACTGGGGGAGATTGGCCGGTGCTTTGGGAACGCAACACGGGCGTTAGAGGTCGTCATCCTTGTAAAGAGTGAATGGCAAAGAGCTGCTGGAACCCGAGGAGGTCAGAAGGCTGGGACAAAGCGTCCGAGCTTCAGCATGTCCGGCAACTCGGAGGAGCTTGACGGAGATGATCGGCCCAGGCGAAGACATCGAACCTCGATCATAGACAACGACAGGTTCCAGGCACCCAGCTTCAACTTGCCTCCTCTGTTTGCCAATGAAGGCGCTTTGGGTCTCGATGGCGTGAACATTGGCAGACCCAATCTCGATGCACAATGTCAGGATATGTGGCCCTTCTCGGGCGACGCTGGCTTTGACGTGAACGAAATGATGCCGCCGATCGACTGGTTCAACAATCAGCTGCTAGAAGGGACCCATATACCAGCACAAGATGCGTTGCCTGAAGCTCAGGCAGAAATGCAGGTTATTCCAGACGAGCCGAGTGTCGAACCCTCAAACACGGCGTAA
- a CDS encoding Lactamase-B domain-containing protein: MTGLPGNGATCTLSIIDTTCSLTVPADTLVEPTIPGHELMNFPTFSFLITHDTTRKQLLFDLGCRKDFWNLPEPISKTIDERVPGIRVDDSLADILQQGGINLEQIEAAIISHHHYDHMGDPSTFPETMDLIVGPGFCKHFLPGYPKNSNSPVHESAFQGRTIREVDFDGHSKVAGYEAIDYFGDGSLFLLNTPGHAIGHLSALVRTTRDTFVFLGGDICHFGGAFRPNEHTRMPAQLKREDVALPPSAPELVSCAQYLSCHPNPDRADTTPYYQPCSRTDSWYVDPPEAHKSVNALMSLDTDDRVLVLIAHDPSIVDALPLFPNGNLNHWHQAGWKQLLRWRFLAELPVNGQPRPYLVDGTYVDGKRVKALDGTRLETQ, encoded by the coding sequence ATGACTGGTCTGCCTGGGAATGGAGCCACTTGCACCTTGTCAATCATTGACACCACCTGCTCCCTGACCGTGCCAGCCGACACACTGGTTGAGCCAACCATACCAGGACACGAGTTGATGAACTTCCCtaccttctccttcttgatcaCACACGACACTACAAGGAAGCAGTTGCTATTCGACTTGGGCTGCCGGAAGGACTTTTGGAATCTCCCTGAACCCATCTCCAAGACCATCGATGAGAGGGTTCCTGGAATCAGGGTTGACGACAGTCTTGCCGACATCTTGCAACAAGGTGGCATTAACTTGGAACAAATCGAGGCGGCAATCATCAGTCATCACCACTACGACCACATGGGGGACCCCAGCACGTTCCCAGAGACCATGGACCTCATCGTGGGCCCTGGATTCTGCAAACATTTTCTTCCTGGATACCCAAAGAACTCCAACTCACCTGTGCACGAGTCTGCCTTTCAAGGGCGAACGATCCGAGAAGTTGACTTTGACGGGCACTCCAAGGTTGCTGGGTATGAAGCCATAGACTATTTCGGCGACGGCAGCTTGTTTCTCCTCAACACTCCAGGGCACGCAATTGGTCATCTTTCTGCCCTCGTCAGAACCACTCGCGACACGTTTGTTTTCCTTGGAGGGGACATTTGTCATTTTGGTGGAGCCTTCAGGCCAAATGAGCACACGCGTATGCCGGCGCAGCTGAAGAGGGAGGACGTTGCACTACCGCCTTCAGCTCCTGAACTTGTCTCGTGCGCACAATATCTCTCGTGCCACCCAAACCCCGACAGGGCGGATACGACACCATACTATCAGCCCTGTAGCCGTACTGACTCGTGGTATGTCGATCCACCGGAAGCACACAAGAGTGTGAACGCTCTCATGTCGCTTGACACAGACGACAGGGTATTGGTCTTGATTGCCCATGACCCATCCATTGTGGACGCTCTCCCGCTCTTCCCGAATGGAAACCTCAATCACTGGCATCAAGCTGGATGGAAGCAACTGCTGCGGTGGAGGTTCTTGGCTGAGCTTCCTGTCAATGGACAGCCGAGGCCGTATCTTGTCGACGGGACTTATGTAGATGGGAAACGGGTGAAGGCACTCGATGGAACCAGACTTGAGACACAGTAG
- a CDS encoding Aminoglycoside phosphotransferase, which yields MADTVRQPIDIVRLSTYIKQNVAQIALPISLKQFGHGQSNPTYEVTSATGAKFVLRKKPPGELLSKSAHAIEREYEIIKALETTNVPVPKVYCLCNDSSIVGTPFYVMEFLDGRIFEEAWLPGIPPQKRSAIWKEAVDTLAKLHSVDLSQIGLGTWKKSTSFYSRQVKSLSRTSEAQASTTSPSGKQAVGKLPHYEEMVSFFADANSHPPDTRRLVHGDFKLDNLVFHKTEPRVIGILDWEMATEGHPLSDLVNLLMPFSWNPQQVSFLTSETLTAELKELQENFWSNSIPGIPSMKQCLTWYWGGVDWAATGFLDWGIAFSNFRTSVIMQGIAARIVRGQASGAKARQFAQQTLAYASWAYARVARLQQEKRVLITMRAVVFKGVKQVALEDRPKPVIQHPTDIIVKVKYTALCGSELHVFRGHQPSGTGFIMGHEFTGLIDEIGSDVKSLKVGDAIVSPFTAEYVRIPYAETTVVKAPKEVDDVKLCLMADIFPTGCFAASNGLGHLDKKHAEDSLVVVIGCGPVGICALIAALEYKPRAILAVDGIEPRLDLAKSLGAEPWNYLTQKDELEQRVKELSGGRGADVVIEVVGHSSALKMGFELLRPWGTISSVGVHNGEIPWTGNQAYGKNLTIKMGRCPVRSVFTEALELLAKKQHLLDFMTATVMPLSNALEGYELFDSMKVQKVIFDAEK from the exons ATGGCAGACACGGTGAGACAACCTATCGACATTGTGCGGCTAAGCACGTACATCAAGCAAAATGTGGCCCAAATTGCTCTTCCAATCAGTCTGAAACAG TTTGGCCATGGACAGTCTAACCCAACGTACGAGGTCACGTCGGCGACAGGAGCGAAATTCGTCTTGAGAAAGAAGCCACCGGGAGAGCTGCTGTCCAAAAGCGCACATGCTATTGAGCGAGAGTATGAGATTATCAAAGCCCTGGAGACTACCAATGTCCCTGTTCCCAAGGTGTATTGTCTCTGCAACGACAGTTCGATCGTTGGCACGCCATTCTACGTGATGGAATTCCTGGATGGCAGAATTTTCGAGGAGGCATGGCTTCCCGGTATCCCTCCGCAAAAGCGCAGTGCAAT CTGGAAGGAGGCTGTTGACACGTTGGCCAAGCTTCATTCGGTCGACCTGTCCCAGATTGGCCTGGGTACCTGGAAGAAGTCTACGAGCTTTTATTCCCGCCAGGTCAAGTCTTTATCTCGGACATCCGAAGCCCAGGCGAGCACAACTAGTCCATCGGGTAAACAGGCTGTCGGGAAGCTGCCCCATTACGAAGAGATGGTCAGCTTCTTTGCAGACGCCAACTCGCACCCCCCAGACACACGAAGACTGGTGCACGGAGACTTCAAACTCGACAATCTGGTCTTTCACAAGACAGAACCCAGAGTGATTGGGATTCTAGATTGGGAGATGGCGACCGAAGGCCATCCGCTATCGGATCTGGTCAACTTACTCATGCCATTTAGCTGGAACCCACAGCAAGTGTCATTCCTAACATCCGAGACATTGACTGCAGAGCTGAAGGAGCTGCAAGAGAACTTCTGGTCGAACAGTATCCCCGGGATTCCCAGCATGAAGCAGTGCCTGACGTGGTACTGGGGCGGCGTTGACTGGGCCGCGACCGGCTTTCTGGACTGGGGCATAGCATTTAGCAACTTTCGAACATCCGTGATTATGCAGGGAATCGCGGCCAGGATCGTAAGAGGCCAGGCGAGCGGTGCCAAGGCGAGACAGTTTGCTCAGCAAACACTGGCGTATGCCTCGTGGGCGTACGCGCGAGTCGCGAGACTGCAGCAGGAGAAGCGAGTACTGA TCACGATGCGAGCTGTTGTCTTCAAAGGAGTCAAGCAAGTTGCGCTTGAGGATCGACCTAAGCCCGTCATTCAGCATCCCACCGATAtcatcgtcaaggtcaaATACACAGCGCTATGCGGCAG CGAGCTTCATGTCTTTCGCGGACATCAGCCCTCCGGAACTGGATTTATCATGGGCCATGAATTCACTGGCCTGATCGATGAAATTGGCTCCGATGTCAAGAGCCTGAAGGTGGGCGACGCCATCGTCAGTCCTTTCACC GCCGAGTACGTGAGAATACCCTATGCCGAGACCACCGTTGTCAAGGCTCCGAAAGAGGTGGATGACGTCAAGCTTTGTCTGATGGCTGATATATTTCCGACTGGCTGTTTCGCTGCTTCTAACGGTCTCGGCCATCTCGACAAGAAGCACGCCGAGGACAGCCTCGTGGTCGTCATCGGCTGCGGCCCGGTTGGTATCTGCGCTCTGATTGCTGCACTCGAGTACAAGCCCAGAGCTATCCTAGCGGTAGACGGCATCGAGCCGAGACTGGATCTTGCCAAAAGCCTCGGTGCTGAGCCGTGGAACTACCTCACACAGAAAGACGAGTTGGAACAACGTGTCAAGGAGTTGAGTGGCGGCCGTGGTGCCGACGTGGTCATTGAGGTCGTGGGACACAGTTCTGCGCTCAAGATGGGTTTCGAGCTTCTTCGGCCTTGGGGCACCATCTCTAGCGTCGGTGTCCACAATGGCGAGATCCCGTGGACTGGAAACCAAGCTTATGGCAAGAACCTCACCATCAAGATGGGAAGATGCCCAGTCCGAA GCGTCTTCACCGAGGCATTGGAACTACTCGCAAAGAAACAGCATCTACTAGA TTTCATGACGGCGACGGTGATGCCTCTGAGCAATGCCCTTGAAGGATACGAGTTGTTCGACTCAATGAAAGTCCAAAAGGTCATATTTGATGCTGAGAAGTAA
- a CDS encoding MFS domain-containing protein — MATEKDKIETAPQVSGDENTGDDLKKGQTLLKSGLDELGYWDTVKLFWKAVLICNLISIAAAADGYQYTLNGNVIANKGFIKHVGFVNEEGKSVLNANYTALWGAMQSLGQLVAMVFMSPISDAIGRKMTLYTLWVILAGSIALETVVRDWKDWTAAKILAGIGVGALQSTLPVYIAEWSPSNIRGAMVLTYGVWNTLGKFLAPLVLLICEKQNPMNYKMPILTQWVFLGLMLPIFIWLPETPQYYAERGQDDNGKKTLARVNGNVAGYDVDTEYAIIKNSILEQRKRKNELEETGLGWKAVAKSYVDCFKGVNAKRTLGATAPACAQQLTGLSFLKTYSSLFFRQAGFDDPFLITTVITVIALVTSIVLMLWTDYLGRRIIVIVASVVCTLTMFIVGIVGQFSTTKPLQNFCIFVACVWSLFNAALGSLGWAFVGEIASQKLRARTAGLAAGISVIFGLTFNTSVPIMLDPEGVDWNYNTGWLFGALGVITTVIVWFYVPEPSKRNTAEMDEMYENGVPAWKMQKYVTNVQLAQQEALNRQPERQGSV, encoded by the exons ATGGCTACCGAGAAAGACAAGATAGAGACGGCGCCTCAAGTCTCGGGAGACGAGAACACAGGTGATGACCTCAAGAAGGGGCAGACCCTGCTCAAGTCTGGACTTGACGAGCTGGGCTACTGGGACACCGTAAAGCTCTTTTGGAAG GCTGTTCTTATCTGCAACCTCATCTCCATTGCCGCTGCTGCCGATGGCTACCAGTACACCTTGAACGGCAACGTCATTGCCAACAAGGGCTTCATCAAGCATGTTGGATTTGTAAACGAGGAAGGAAAGAGCGTCCTCAATGCCAACTACACAGCTCTTTGGGGTGCCATGCAGTCCCTTGGTCAACTGGTTGCCATGGTGTTCATGAGCCCCATCTCGGACGCCATTGGTCGCAAGATGACTCTGTACACGCTCTGGGTCATTCTTGCTGGT TCTATTGCTCTTGAGACTGTGGTCCGTGACTGGAAAGACTGGACCGCAGCCAAGATCTTGGCGGGTATTGGAGTTGGCGCTCTCCAATCCACGCTCCCTGTATACATCGCCGAATGGTCTCCCAGCAACATTAGAGGTGCCATGGTTCTCACCTATGGTGTCTGGAACACACTGGGAAAGTTCCTTGCACCGCTTGTCCTTCTCATCTGCGAGAAGCAGAACCCCATGAACTACAAGATGCCCATTCTGACTCAATGGGTGTTCCTGGGTCTCATGCTACCTATCTTTATATGGCTGCCTGAGACTCCCCAATATTATGCCGAGCGTGGACAAGACGATAATGGCAAGAAGACACTTGCTCGTGTCAATGGAAATGTTGCTGGGTACGACGTGGATACCGAGtatgccatcatcaagaacagCATCCTCGAGCAGCGCAAGAGAAAGAatgagctggaggagactGGCCTTGGCTGGAAGGCCGTAGCAAAGTCTTATGTCGACTGCTTTAAGGGAGTCAACGCCAAGCGAACTCTTGGTGCTACAGCTCCGGCTTGCGCCCAACAGCTTACTGGTCTTTCATTCTTGAAGACTTactcttctctcttcttccgTCAGGCTGGATTCGATGATCCATTTCTCATTACTACAGTTATCA CTGTGATTGCACTCGTCACATCCATCGTCCTCATGCTCTGGACAGACTATCTCGGCCGCCGTATCATCGTTATTGTCGCCTCGGTCGTTTGCACGCTGACAATGTTCATTGTTGGCATCGTTGGTCAGTTCTCTACCACCAAGCCGCTGCAGAATTTCTGTATCTTTGTCGCTTGTGTTTGGTCCCTCTTCAATGCAGCATTGGGGTCCCTAGGCTGGGCTTTTGTTGGAGAGATCGCATCTCAGAAGCTGCGTGCACGGACTGCTGGTCTGGCAGCTGGTATCTCCGTCATTTTTGGTCTAACATTTAACACTTCGGTTCCTATCATGC TCGACCCTGAGGGTGTTGACTGGAACTACAACACTGGCTGGCTGTTTGGTGCCCTTGGCGTCATCACCACTGTCATTGTTTGGTTCTACGTCCCTGAGCCGTCGAAGCGCAAcacggccgagatggatgagatgtACGAGAATGGAGTGCCCGCTTGGAAGATGCAGAAGTATGTCACCAACGTTCAGTTGGCGCAGCAAGAGGCTTTGAACCGGCAGCCAGAGAGGCAGGGCAGTGTCTGA
- a CDS encoding Alpha-L-rhamnosidase: MSVSIAQLSAEHHHNGFGLFTATPRLSWRFNSTTIKGWKQASYDLAITRNGKEETYHVDSSSSVYNPWPSSPLSSRERVGIKVRAVGVDGSSTDWANLTIEAALLNRSDWTAKLIGGPPQGPEPKRPVLLRKTFTNPGSNCARLYATAHGVYEVHINGQPVSDELLAPGWQSYNHRLHYQTYDVTSLLQEGKNVIGAHIAEGWFASRIGRPGVANHWGEQLGFLAQLEVDGSVCCQTDSSWEYLDGPLLLSELYNGEVFDSNLADLAWSTLASKAQAKGSVEELPFPKAELIAPEVAPVTRIMELKPKEIITTPKGKKVLDFSQNFVGWLRVEKNIPGKPGDTLLIRHAEVMEDGELGTRPLRSAKALYELKLGGTTKGCEAKFTFFGFRYAEINGYEDVSLEDFTGIVIASNLRRTGTFKSSHAMLNRLHENTIWSMRGNFISIPTDCPQRDEKLGWTGDIQVFSPTANFLFDTSAFLGSWLRDLDMDQKDANGVVPVIIPNLPKQPDNRMKRPMAVWGDTSVITPWDLYTAFGDISQLEAQWESMCSWLDFGVPRDERGFWSTDWPQYGDWLDPRAPVDMPGNCPTDNFLVANAYLIYTTKLAAEVGKVLGKNEKSVKYASDAASLTELFREEYVTPKGRMACDTQTTYALALKFGLLEEKHLATARERLGYLVRWERFKITTGFAGTPIILHALSENGMLNLAYRMLQERDCPSWLYPVGMGATSIWERWNSMLEDGSINPGQMTSFNHYALGSVCAFMHKTVGGLSPTSAGWKTALVKPQPGGTIHFAKTSFDSPHGLYEVDWKIEGGKMTTKVKIPPNTEARVVLNGVDETVGSGEYEYVTEWNDDAEWPPNYISGPQRNKVGASFVP, from the exons ATGTCTGTTTCAATTGCCCAGTTAAGTGCCGAGCACCACCACAATGGCTTTGGCCTCTTTACAGCTACTCCTCGCCTATCATGGCGCTTCAACTCTACAACCATCAAAGGCTGGAAACAGGCTTCCTATGACTTAGCCATAACTCGCAATGGCAAGGAGGAAACCTATCATGTCGACTCTTCCAGCTCAGTGTACAACCCCTGGCCTTCGTCACCCCTGTCATCTCGAGAACGGGTGGGGATTAAGGTCCGAGCTGTGGGAGTCGATGGATCGTCAACAGACTGGGCAAACTTGACTATTGAGGCTGCTCTCCTGAATCGCTCCGACTGGACTGCAAAGCTCATCGGCGGACCTCCACAAGGGCCAGAGCCGAAACGACCTGTGCTGCTGCGCAAGACCTTTACCAATCCTGGGTCTAATTGTGCTCGTCTTTACGCAACCGCCCATGGCGTGTACGAGGTTCACATCAATGGTCAGCCCGTCAGTGATGAACTACTTGCCCCTGGATGGCAGTCATACAATCACCGTCTTCACTACCAAACCTACGACGTCACGTCTCTTCTGCAAGAAGGCAAAAACGTCATCGGCGCCCATATAGCTGAGGGATGGTTCGCCAGCAGGATTGGACGACCTGGTGTGGCGAACCACTGGGGAGAACAACTAGGCTTCCTGGCACAGCTTGAAGTCGACGGCAGTGTCTGTTGTCAGACTGACTCGAGTTGGGAGTACCTAGATGgtcctctcctcctttccGAGTTGTACAATGGCGAAGTCTTTGACAGCAACCTCGCCGACCTTGCTTGGTCTACGTTAGCATCCAAGGCACAGGCGAAGGGCTCGGTTGAGGAGCTCCCTTTCCCAAAGGCGGAGCTGATCGCACCCGAAGTCGCCCCCGTCACTCGCATCATGGAACTGAAGCCCAAGGAGATTATCACGACTCCAAAAGGCAAAAAGGTCCTAGATTTCAGCCAGAACTTTGTTGGTTGGCTTCGAGTCGAGAAAAACATTCCCGGAAAGCCTGGTGATACCCTCTTGATCAGGCATGCAGAGGTCATGGAGGATGGAGAGCTGGGCACCAGGCCTTTAAGATCGGCCAAAGCCCTTTACGAGTTGAAGCTTGGAGGAACAACCAAGGGTTGTGAAGCCAAGTTTACCTTCTTTGGGTTCCG GTATGCCGAGATCAACGGCTATGAAGATGTCTCCCTCGAAGACTTCACAGGCATCGTGATAGCCTCGAACCTCCGTCGCACAGGCACTTTCAAATCCTCTCACGCCATGCTCAACCGCTTGCACGAGAACACGATCTGGTCCATGAGAGGCAACTTCATCTCGATCCCAACCGACTGTCCCCAGCGAGACGAAAAATTGGGTTGGACTGGAGACATCCAAGTCTTTTCCCCGACCGCCAACTTCCTCTTCGACACGTCCGCTTTCTTGGGGTCATGGCTGCGTGATCTTGACATGGATCAGAAGGATGCCAATGGCGTTGTTCCCGTTATTATCCCCAATCTTCCAAAACAGCCAGACAACCGCATGAAAAGGCCAATGGCAGTCTGGGGAGACACCTCTGTGATTACGCCTTGGGACTTGTACACGGCCTTTGGCGACATCAGTCAACTTGAAGCACAGTGGGAAAGCATGTGCAGTTGGCTTGATTTCGGTGTTCCTCGAGACGAAAGAGGCTTTTGGTCTACAGACTGGCCTCAATATGGTGACTGGTTAGATCCCCGAGCGCCGGTCGATATGCCAGGGAACTGTCCAACCGACAACTTCTTGGTCGCAAACGCCTACCTCATTTACACCACTAAGTTGGCTGCAGAGGTTGGAAAGGTGTTGGGGAAGAATGAAAAAAGCGTAAAGTACGCATCTGATGCGGCGTCCCTTACAGAACTCTTCAGAGAGGAATATGTTACTCCAAAAGGAAGGATGGCCTGCGATACGCAAACGACCTACGCTCTCGCCCTCAAGTTCGGTCTTCTGGAAGAAAAGCATCTCGCAACTGCGAGAGAGAGACTGGGTTATCTCGTCCGCTGGGAGAGATTCAAGATCACCACCGGCTTTGCTGGAACACCCATCATTCTCCATGCTCTCTCGGAGAATGGCATGCTCAACCTTGCATACCGAATGCTTCAAGAGCGAGACTGTCCCAGCTGGTTATACCCTGTCGGCATGGGCGCGACCTCAATCTGGGAAAGATGGAACTCGATGCTCGAGGACGGAAGCATCAACCCTGGCCAAATGACGTCTTTCAACCATTATGCTCTTGGTTCAGTATGTGCATTCATGCACAAGACGGTCGGCGGTCTTTCTCCCACCTCTGCCGGTTGGAAGACTGCCCTTGTGAAGCCTCAGCCTGGTGGAACTATTCACTTCGCCAAGACGAGCTTCGATTCACCACATGGATTGTATGAAGTGGACTGGAAGATAGAAGGCGgaaagatgacgacgaaggTCAAGATCCCTCCAAACACAGAGGCCCGCGTCGTCTTGAATGGAGTCGATGAGACGGTCGGAAGTGGTGAATATGAGTATGTAACCGAGTGGAATGATGATGCTGAGTGGCCGCCGAATTACATCTCGGGACCTCAGAGAAACAAGGTCGGGGCTTCCTTTGTGCCTTGA